The following coding sequences lie in one Drosophila bipectinata strain 14024-0381.07 chromosome XR, DbipHiC1v2, whole genome shotgun sequence genomic window:
- the Crag gene encoding DENN domain-containing protein Crag isoform X1 has protein sequence MEEKRIADYFVVAGMPEQPQLLQENIFNDSGRLRAANTIEPITDIGVFFPLLGEEIPEGYELLAHTPTGLPANLNHGSVRTTECYIYFRRGKDRPPLVDIGVLYDGHERIMSDAEVVAETPGGRVANVNNSSAKTFLTYRRARADMPCNELVVTELCVIVQSKGERAPHAFCLIYKTLNKGYVGSDVYLCYKKSMYRPKHISYKPEILLRYPTVDHNDFPLNLCPSVPLFCLPMGASLEAWPHVRGTEKRKPISPVFSTFVLTVNDGTYKVYGSALTFYEDYDESQLSAEQKELLGWDEEFAQQHSLHMIKAICLLSHHPFGDTFDKWLKYLHRMVLCGNIPIPVERYITQLLDEVPFPAPSIHLQLSSESNDRILLTQPEDSPLPRSGAGFHILLQNLGTDNCLHVLLLALTEQKILIHSLRPATLTAVAEAIVSLLFPFKWQCPYIPLCPLGLAEVLHAPLPYLIGVDSRFFDLYEPPTDVTCIDLDTNNISLCESQRHLSPKLLPKRAARLLRQTLTELENAKPISYDSTNSLDRDIRKRKRELVLEQRIQEAFLLFMASILRGYRDFLVPISKAPSVGATDPSALFQLKAFLRSRDKSHLKFFELLMKTQMFIRFIEERSFVSDGDHGLSFFDECAEKVGNYDETPAQLHLVDWDTGQNSERTKYIFPPDSAAPAGGSSTYNYENFTLQPELLQSTNKKTALSKFLQMQLNASLSPGSPIARRTKHEIKLSQKMASRCQQHPEAWSKYLLATCYSLYFLILPSMVLDTRHSGKEPDILRAAYDVLVRASRLKITCDEFCYRIMMQLCGIHNLPVLAVRLHYLMKRSGVQANALTYGFYNRCVLESQWPSDSTTLSQIRWNRIKNVVMGAAQFRRAGKRRAAAKVNKSLSASQDQNLSTLETVDGQSRSSLASSSGEGGGGGHGLLDFAAFDRLRNKLGSIVRQTVTGGNNDSLPTEDVVNSAGLLIAGEPSAPNTPTYGGDTEILTKALQQQQPRKQIMSIGGGDDEDEDEDEYTPASPSTPQKQLGSDGRQYAGGGDYEADEEDDDDGEEDEVDEHVAAQRARQRVQSPTKISPRTPVTQNDPLGALNEEESGSSGTPTQQTQPAVETSSHTQMDSSIYSDKPILFRGQRSATFDESTQIGKSMHRSETMPVASSGVTHSLANIGSSLKFTFGRYSPARLSLKKDLKLPANIIENISSISPSLTGKKSNELIQGSLSSIKYAANSLTKKFDEIKGVISANSTPTKTNNGHHPHQHTHHHSHHHHQQAEQEEHDAAVHEEGKLRRVSSDLDPWGRLSESRKSSYNNLVPLGENTSSGALHMHAFPALPDNLYSPIGESTTDRDCDVLIQLTTCSQCHNCSVLVYDEEIMSGWTAEDSNLNTTCHACNKLTVPFLSVQIERQAEPEDEQAKEQPAKKSSVTVPYLNPLVLRKELENILTQEGDAALIKPEFVEEHPIIYWNLLWLMERIESKTHLPELCLPVPRQGAHGSAQQDEDGAHPVPVGQPEPAQRGQWPAHVHPVQGDAADEPAHQGLAHRPGAAQQECHSANHLGHQVQRSGDSPEAPGQRAAQAEEQRGGAIALLLPGHPLPGSNRHGEGQRRPGHIPSGVCGRLRQANGAGVQYVLPQPGSAALGLDHLLSGLLPAPVAPLTHSGRRARRGFGRRSGRGLGGDGTERRSGSLKDKTTKKEHFFFISTKGKL, from the exons ATGGAGGAGAAGCGCATCGCCGACTACTTTGTGGTCGCCGGCATGCCGGAGCAACCGCAGCTGCTGCAGGAGAACATCTTCAACGACTCGGGCCGACTGCGAGCGGCCAACACCATAGAGCCCATCACAGACATAGGCGTCTTCTTCCCGCTCCTGGGCGAGGAGATCCCCGAGGGCTACGAGCTACTCGCACACACGCCCACCGGCCTGCCGGCCAATCTGAACCACGGATCGGTGAGGACCACGGAGTGCTACATTTATTTCCGCCGTGGAAAGGATCGGCCACCGCTGGTGGATATAG GCGTCCTATACGATGGCCACGAGCGGATCATGTCCGATGCGGAGGTTGTGGCCGAAACCCCTGGCGGCCGGGTGGCCAATGTGAACAACTCGTCGGCCAAGACCTTCCTCACGTACCGCCGGGCCCGGGCGGACATGCCCTGCAACGAGCTGGTGGTCACcgaactgtgcgtcatcgtccAGAGCAAGGGGGAACGGGCGCCGCACGCCTTCTGCCTGATCTACAAGACCCTGAACAAGGGCTACGTGGGCAGCGACGTCTACTTGTGCTACAAGAAGTCCATGTACCGGCCGAAGCACATCAGCTACAAGCCGGAGATCCTACTGCGTTACCCCACCGTCGACCACAACGATTTCCCGCTGAACCTCTGCCCCAGCGTGCCGCTCTTCTGCCTGCCGATGGGCGCCTCGCTGGAGGCGTGGCCGCACGTCCGCGGCACGGAGAAGCGCAAGCCGATCAGTCCGGTCTTCAGTACGTTTGTGCTCACGGTGAACGATGGCACCTACAAGGTCTACGGCTCGGCGCTAACGTTCTACGAGGATTACGA TGAATCGCAATTGTCGGCTGAACAAAAGGAGCTTCTGGGCTGGGACGAGGAGTTCGCCCAGCAGCACTCCCTGCACATGATCAAGGCAATCTGCCTGCTGTCCCACCATCCCTTCGGCGACACCTTCGACAAGTGGCTTAAATACCTCCAT CGGATGGTCTTGTGTGGGAACATACCCATTCCCGTGGAGCGCTACATTACGCAGCTTCTGGACGAAGTCCCGTTCCCGGCGCCGAGCATTCACCTGCAGTTGTCCAGCGAGTCGAACGACCGCATCCTGCTCACCCAGCCGGAGGACTCGCCGCTGCCAAGGAGCGGTGCCGGCTTCCACATTCTGCTCCAGAATCTGGGCACTGACAACTGCCTGCACGTCCTCCTGCTGGCCCTCACCGAACAGAAGATACTCATCCACTCCCTGAG ACCCGCCACCCTGACAGCCGTGGCCGAGGCCATTGTCTCCCTGCTGTTTCCCTTCAAGTGGCAGTGTCCTTACATACCCCTTTGTCCGCTGGGCTTGGCGGAGGTCTTACATGCCCCGTTGCCTTATTTGATTGGCGTGGACTCGCGTTTCTTCGACCTCTACGAGCCGCCCACAGACGTCACCTGCATCGACTTGGATACGAATAACATAAGC TTGTGCGAATCGCAGCGCCACTTGTCACCCAAGCTGCTGCCCAAAAGAGCCGCCCGCCTGCTAAGGCAAACGCTTACGGAGCTGGAGAACGCCAAGCCCATCAGCTATGACTCCACCAATAGCCTGGATCGGGACATACGGAAGCGAAAGCGAGAACTGGTCCTGGAGCAGCGCATTCAGGAGGCCTTTCTGCTCTTTATGGCCAGTATATTGCGCGGCTATCGGGACTTCCTGGTGCCCATCTCCAAGGCGCCCTCCGTGGGTGCCACGGACCCAAGTGCCCTGTTCCAGCTGAAGGCCTTTCTGAGATCCCGCGATAAG TCACACCTCAAGTTCTTCGAGCTGCTGATGAAAACCCAGATGTTCATTCGGTTCATCGAGGAGCGCTCGTTCGTCTCCGACGGCGATCACGGACTGAGCTTCTTCGACGAGTGCGCCGAGAAGGTGGGCAACTACGACGAGACGCCCGCCCAGCTGCATTTGGTGGACTGGGACACGGGCCAGAACAGCGAGCGGACAAAGTACATATTTCCGCCGGACAGTGCCGCGCCGGCGGGCGGGTCGTCGACCTACAACTACGAGAACTTCACCCTGCAGCCGGAGCTGCTGCAGAGCACGAACAAGAAGACGGCGCTCTCGAAGTTCCTGCAGATGCAGCTGAACGCCTCGCTGTCGCCGGGCTCGCCGATTGCCAGGCGCACCAAGCACGAGATCAAGCTCTCCCAGAAGATGGCCTCGCGGTGCCAACAGCATCCGGAGGCCTGGTCCAAGTACCTGCTGGCCACCTGCTACTCGCTGTACTTCCTCATTCTGCCCTCGATGGTGCTGGATACGCGGCACTCGGGCAAGGAGCCGGACATCCTGCGCGCCGCCTACGACGTGCTGGTGCGAGCCAGTCGCCTCAAGATCACCTGCGACGAGTTCTGCTACCGGATCATGATGCAGCTCTGCGGCATCCACAACCTGCCGGTGCTGGCCGTGCGCCTCCACTATCTGATGAAGCGGTCCGGCGTGCAGGCCAATGCCCTGACCTACGGCTTCTACAACCGCTGTGTTCTGGAGTCGCAGTGGCCGAGCGACAGCACCACGCTTAGCCAGATCCGCTGGAACCGCATTAAGAACGTGGTAATGGGAGCGGCCCAATTCCGGCGAGCCGGCAAACGTCGCGCGGCCGCCAAGGTGAACAAATCCCTGAGTGCCTCCCAGGACCAGAATCTCAGCACTCTGGAGACAGTGGACGGGCAGTCGCGAAGCAGCTTGGCCTCCTCGTCCGGCGAGGGGGGCGGTGGCGGTCATGGCCTCCTGGACTTTGCGGCATTTGACCGATTGCGCAACAAACTAGGCAGCATTGTCCGCCAGACGGTGACAGGGGGCAACAATGACTCCCTGCCCACGGAGGATGTGGTGAACAGCGCCGGACTACTGATCGCCGGCGAACCGAGTGCCCCCAACACTCCCACCTATGGCGGGGACACGGAGATCCTGACCAAGGccctgcagcagcaacagccccGCAAGCAGATCATGAGCATAGGTGGCGGtgacgacgaggacgaggatgaggatgaaTACACCCCAGCCTCGCCGAGCACTCCGCAGAAGCAGCTGGGCTCCGACGGCCGTCAGTATGCCGGCGGCGGCGACTACGAGGCGGACGAGGAGGACGATGACGACGGAGAGGAGGACGAGGTGGATGAGCACGTGGCCGCCCAGCGGGCACGGCAGCGGGTGCAGAGTCCAACCAA AATTTCGCCGCGGACGCCCGTCACCCAAAACGATCCTCTGGGCGCCCTCAACGAGGAGGAGTCTGGCTCCAGTGGCACGCCCACGCAGCAGACCCAGCCGGCGGTGGAGACGTCATCGCACACCCAAATGGATAGCAGCATCTACAGCGACAAGCCGATCCTGTTCCGGGGACAGCGGAGCGCCACCTTCGACGAGTCGACGCAGATCGGGAAGAGCATGCACCGGTCGGAGACGATGCCGGTGGCCAGCAGCGGAGTGACTCACAGCCTGGCCAATATCGGCTCCTCGCTGAAGTTCACGTTCGG ACGTTATTCACCCGCACGATTGTCCCTTAAGAAAGACTTGAAATTGCCCGccaatattatagaaaatatatcgagCATAAG CCCCAGCCTGACGGGCAAGAAATCAAACGAGCTGATCCAAGGTAGCCTGAGCAGCATCAAGTACGCAGCCAACTCGCTGACCAAGAAGTTCGACGAGATCAAGGGCGTCATCTCGGCCAATTCGACGCCGACCAAGACCAACAACGGCCATCATCCGCATCAGCATACCCACCACCACTCgcaccaccatcaccagcaGGCCGAGCAGGAGGAGCACGATGCGGCAGTCCACGAGGAGGGAAAGTTGAGACGCGTCTCCAGCGACCTGGATCCGTGGGGCAGGCTCAGCGAGTCGCGAAAATCCAGCTACAACAATCTTGTGCCCCTGGGCGAGAACACCTCCAGCGGGGCCCTTCACATGCACGCCTTTCCCGCGCTGCCCGACAACCTCTACAGTCCCATTGGAGAG AGCACCACAGATCGCGACTGCGACGTGCTCATCCAACTGACGACCTGTTCGCAGTGCCACAACTGCTCCGTCCTGGTCTACGACGAGGAGATCATGAGCGGCTGGACGGCAGAGGACTCGAATTTGAACACCACCTGCCACGCGTGCAACAAGCTCACCGTGCCCTTCCTCAGCGTCCAGATCGAGCGGCAAGCCGAGCCCGAGGACGAGCAGGCCAAGGAGCAGCCGGCGAAAAAGTCTAGTGTGACGGTGCCGTATCTGAATCCGCTGGTGCTGCGCAAGGAGTTGGAGAACATACTCACCCAGGAGGGCGATGCGGCGCTGATCAAACCGGAGTTTGTCGAGGAGCATCCGATCATCTACTGGAACCTGCTGTGGCTTATGGAGCGAATCGAGAGCAAGACGCACCTGCCGGAGCTATGTCTGCCAGTGCCG CGACAAGGAGCCCATGGATCCGCTCAGCAAGATGAAGACGGTGCACATCCAGTGCCTGTGGGACAACCTGAGCCTGCACAGCGAGGCCAGTGGCCCGCCCATGTACATCCTGTACAGGGAGACGCAGCCGACGAGCCCGCTCATCAAGGCCTTGCTCACCGACCAGGCGCAGCTCAGCAAGAA tgtcaTTCAGCAAATCATCTCGGCCATCAGGTGCAACGATCTGGGGACTCCCCTGAAGCGCCTGGCCAACGAGCGGCACAAGCTGAAGAGCAACGGGGTGGAGCGATCGCACTCCTTCTACCGGGACATCCTCTTCCTGGCTCTAACCGCCATGGGGAGGGCCAACGTCGACCTGGCCACATTCCATCGGGAGTATGCGGCCGTCTTCGACAAGCTAACGGAGCGGGAGTGCAATATGTACTACCGCAACCAGGATCTGCCGCCCTCGGCCTCGACCATCTTCTGTCGGGCCTACTTCCGGCCCCTGTTGCTCCCCTGACGCACAGCGGGCGGCGGGCCAGGCGGGGATTCGGCCGTAGATCAGGGCGAGGACTCGGCGGAGACGGAACTGAACGGCGAAGCGGAAGCTTAAAAGACAAGACGACCAAAaaggaacattttttttttatttcaacgAAAGGGAAActttaa
- the Crag gene encoding DENN domain-containing protein Crag isoform X2, with translation MEEKRIADYFVVAGMPEQPQLLQENIFNDSGRLRAANTIEPITDIGVFFPLLGEEIPEGYELLAHTPTGLPANLNHGSVRTTECYIYFRRGKDRPPLVDIGVLYDGHERIMSDAEVVAETPGGRVANVNNSSAKTFLTYRRARADMPCNELVVTELCVIVQSKGERAPHAFCLIYKTLNKGYVGSDVYLCYKKSMYRPKHISYKPEILLRYPTVDHNDFPLNLCPSVPLFCLPMGASLEAWPHVRGTEKRKPISPVFSTFVLTVNDGTYKVYGSALTFYEDYDESQLSAEQKELLGWDEEFAQQHSLHMIKAICLLSHHPFGDTFDKWLKYLHRMVLCGNIPIPVERYITQLLDEVPFPAPSIHLQLSSESNDRILLTQPEDSPLPRSGAGFHILLQNLGTDNCLHVLLLALTEQKILIHSLRPATLTAVAEAIVSLLFPFKWQCPYIPLCPLGLAEVLHAPLPYLIGVDSRFFDLYEPPTDVTCIDLDTNNISLCESQRHLSPKLLPKRAARLLRQTLTELENAKPISYDSTNSLDRDIRKRKRELVLEQRIQEAFLLFMASILRGYRDFLVPISKAPSVGATDPSALFQLKAFLRSRDKSHLKFFELLMKTQMFIRFIEERSFVSDGDHGLSFFDECAEKVGNYDETPAQLHLVDWDTGQNSERTKYIFPPDSAAPAGGSSTYNYENFTLQPELLQSTNKKTALSKFLQMQLNASLSPGSPIARRTKHEIKLSQKMASRCQQHPEAWSKYLLATCYSLYFLILPSMVLDTRHSGKEPDILRAAYDVLVRASRLKITCDEFCYRIMMQLCGIHNLPVLAVRLHYLMKRSGVQANALTYGFYNRCVLESQWPSDSTTLSQIRWNRIKNVVMGAAQFRRAGKRRAAAKVNKSLSASQDQNLSTLETVDGQSRSSLASSSGEGGGGGHGLLDFAAFDRLRNKLGSIVRQTVTGGNNDSLPTEDVVNSAGLLIAGEPSAPNTPTYGGDTEILTKALQQQQPRKQIMSIGGGDDEDEDEDEYTPASPSTPQKQLGSDGRQYAGGGDYEADEEDDDDGEEDEVDEHVAAQRARQRVQSPTKISPRTPVTQNDPLGALNEEESGSSGTPTQQTQPAVETSSHTQMDSSIYSDKPILFRGQRSATFDESTQIGKSMHRSETMPVASSGVTHSLANIGSSLKFTFGRYSPARLSLKKDLKLPANIIENISSISPSLTGKKSNELIQGSLSSIKYAANSLTKKFDEIKGVISANSTPTKTNNGHHPHQHTHHHSHHHHQQAEQEEHDAAVHEEGKLRRVSSDLDPWGRLSESRKSSYNNLVPLGENTSSGALHMHAFPALPDNLYSPIGESTTDRDCDVLIQLTTCSQCHNCSVLVYDEEIMSGWTAEDSNLNTTCHACNKLTVPFLSVQIERQAEPEDEQAKEQPAKKSSVTVPYLNPLVLRKELENILTQEGDAALIKPEFVEEHPIIYWNLLWLMERIESKTHLPELCLPVPSDKEPMDPLSKMKTVHIQCLWDNLSLHSEASGPPMYILYRETQPTSPLIKALLTDQAQLSKNVIQQIISAIRCNDLGTPLKRLANERHKLKSNGVERSHSFYRDILFLALTAMGRANVDLATFHREYAAVFDKLTERECNMYYRNQDLPPSASTIFCRAYFRPLLLP, from the exons ATGGAGGAGAAGCGCATCGCCGACTACTTTGTGGTCGCCGGCATGCCGGAGCAACCGCAGCTGCTGCAGGAGAACATCTTCAACGACTCGGGCCGACTGCGAGCGGCCAACACCATAGAGCCCATCACAGACATAGGCGTCTTCTTCCCGCTCCTGGGCGAGGAGATCCCCGAGGGCTACGAGCTACTCGCACACACGCCCACCGGCCTGCCGGCCAATCTGAACCACGGATCGGTGAGGACCACGGAGTGCTACATTTATTTCCGCCGTGGAAAGGATCGGCCACCGCTGGTGGATATAG GCGTCCTATACGATGGCCACGAGCGGATCATGTCCGATGCGGAGGTTGTGGCCGAAACCCCTGGCGGCCGGGTGGCCAATGTGAACAACTCGTCGGCCAAGACCTTCCTCACGTACCGCCGGGCCCGGGCGGACATGCCCTGCAACGAGCTGGTGGTCACcgaactgtgcgtcatcgtccAGAGCAAGGGGGAACGGGCGCCGCACGCCTTCTGCCTGATCTACAAGACCCTGAACAAGGGCTACGTGGGCAGCGACGTCTACTTGTGCTACAAGAAGTCCATGTACCGGCCGAAGCACATCAGCTACAAGCCGGAGATCCTACTGCGTTACCCCACCGTCGACCACAACGATTTCCCGCTGAACCTCTGCCCCAGCGTGCCGCTCTTCTGCCTGCCGATGGGCGCCTCGCTGGAGGCGTGGCCGCACGTCCGCGGCACGGAGAAGCGCAAGCCGATCAGTCCGGTCTTCAGTACGTTTGTGCTCACGGTGAACGATGGCACCTACAAGGTCTACGGCTCGGCGCTAACGTTCTACGAGGATTACGA TGAATCGCAATTGTCGGCTGAACAAAAGGAGCTTCTGGGCTGGGACGAGGAGTTCGCCCAGCAGCACTCCCTGCACATGATCAAGGCAATCTGCCTGCTGTCCCACCATCCCTTCGGCGACACCTTCGACAAGTGGCTTAAATACCTCCAT CGGATGGTCTTGTGTGGGAACATACCCATTCCCGTGGAGCGCTACATTACGCAGCTTCTGGACGAAGTCCCGTTCCCGGCGCCGAGCATTCACCTGCAGTTGTCCAGCGAGTCGAACGACCGCATCCTGCTCACCCAGCCGGAGGACTCGCCGCTGCCAAGGAGCGGTGCCGGCTTCCACATTCTGCTCCAGAATCTGGGCACTGACAACTGCCTGCACGTCCTCCTGCTGGCCCTCACCGAACAGAAGATACTCATCCACTCCCTGAG ACCCGCCACCCTGACAGCCGTGGCCGAGGCCATTGTCTCCCTGCTGTTTCCCTTCAAGTGGCAGTGTCCTTACATACCCCTTTGTCCGCTGGGCTTGGCGGAGGTCTTACATGCCCCGTTGCCTTATTTGATTGGCGTGGACTCGCGTTTCTTCGACCTCTACGAGCCGCCCACAGACGTCACCTGCATCGACTTGGATACGAATAACATAAGC TTGTGCGAATCGCAGCGCCACTTGTCACCCAAGCTGCTGCCCAAAAGAGCCGCCCGCCTGCTAAGGCAAACGCTTACGGAGCTGGAGAACGCCAAGCCCATCAGCTATGACTCCACCAATAGCCTGGATCGGGACATACGGAAGCGAAAGCGAGAACTGGTCCTGGAGCAGCGCATTCAGGAGGCCTTTCTGCTCTTTATGGCCAGTATATTGCGCGGCTATCGGGACTTCCTGGTGCCCATCTCCAAGGCGCCCTCCGTGGGTGCCACGGACCCAAGTGCCCTGTTCCAGCTGAAGGCCTTTCTGAGATCCCGCGATAAG TCACACCTCAAGTTCTTCGAGCTGCTGATGAAAACCCAGATGTTCATTCGGTTCATCGAGGAGCGCTCGTTCGTCTCCGACGGCGATCACGGACTGAGCTTCTTCGACGAGTGCGCCGAGAAGGTGGGCAACTACGACGAGACGCCCGCCCAGCTGCATTTGGTGGACTGGGACACGGGCCAGAACAGCGAGCGGACAAAGTACATATTTCCGCCGGACAGTGCCGCGCCGGCGGGCGGGTCGTCGACCTACAACTACGAGAACTTCACCCTGCAGCCGGAGCTGCTGCAGAGCACGAACAAGAAGACGGCGCTCTCGAAGTTCCTGCAGATGCAGCTGAACGCCTCGCTGTCGCCGGGCTCGCCGATTGCCAGGCGCACCAAGCACGAGATCAAGCTCTCCCAGAAGATGGCCTCGCGGTGCCAACAGCATCCGGAGGCCTGGTCCAAGTACCTGCTGGCCACCTGCTACTCGCTGTACTTCCTCATTCTGCCCTCGATGGTGCTGGATACGCGGCACTCGGGCAAGGAGCCGGACATCCTGCGCGCCGCCTACGACGTGCTGGTGCGAGCCAGTCGCCTCAAGATCACCTGCGACGAGTTCTGCTACCGGATCATGATGCAGCTCTGCGGCATCCACAACCTGCCGGTGCTGGCCGTGCGCCTCCACTATCTGATGAAGCGGTCCGGCGTGCAGGCCAATGCCCTGACCTACGGCTTCTACAACCGCTGTGTTCTGGAGTCGCAGTGGCCGAGCGACAGCACCACGCTTAGCCAGATCCGCTGGAACCGCATTAAGAACGTGGTAATGGGAGCGGCCCAATTCCGGCGAGCCGGCAAACGTCGCGCGGCCGCCAAGGTGAACAAATCCCTGAGTGCCTCCCAGGACCAGAATCTCAGCACTCTGGAGACAGTGGACGGGCAGTCGCGAAGCAGCTTGGCCTCCTCGTCCGGCGAGGGGGGCGGTGGCGGTCATGGCCTCCTGGACTTTGCGGCATTTGACCGATTGCGCAACAAACTAGGCAGCATTGTCCGCCAGACGGTGACAGGGGGCAACAATGACTCCCTGCCCACGGAGGATGTGGTGAACAGCGCCGGACTACTGATCGCCGGCGAACCGAGTGCCCCCAACACTCCCACCTATGGCGGGGACACGGAGATCCTGACCAAGGccctgcagcagcaacagccccGCAAGCAGATCATGAGCATAGGTGGCGGtgacgacgaggacgaggatgaggatgaaTACACCCCAGCCTCGCCGAGCACTCCGCAGAAGCAGCTGGGCTCCGACGGCCGTCAGTATGCCGGCGGCGGCGACTACGAGGCGGACGAGGAGGACGATGACGACGGAGAGGAGGACGAGGTGGATGAGCACGTGGCCGCCCAGCGGGCACGGCAGCGGGTGCAGAGTCCAACCAA AATTTCGCCGCGGACGCCCGTCACCCAAAACGATCCTCTGGGCGCCCTCAACGAGGAGGAGTCTGGCTCCAGTGGCACGCCCACGCAGCAGACCCAGCCGGCGGTGGAGACGTCATCGCACACCCAAATGGATAGCAGCATCTACAGCGACAAGCCGATCCTGTTCCGGGGACAGCGGAGCGCCACCTTCGACGAGTCGACGCAGATCGGGAAGAGCATGCACCGGTCGGAGACGATGCCGGTGGCCAGCAGCGGAGTGACTCACAGCCTGGCCAATATCGGCTCCTCGCTGAAGTTCACGTTCGG ACGTTATTCACCCGCACGATTGTCCCTTAAGAAAGACTTGAAATTGCCCGccaatattatagaaaatatatcgagCATAAG CCCCAGCCTGACGGGCAAGAAATCAAACGAGCTGATCCAAGGTAGCCTGAGCAGCATCAAGTACGCAGCCAACTCGCTGACCAAGAAGTTCGACGAGATCAAGGGCGTCATCTCGGCCAATTCGACGCCGACCAAGACCAACAACGGCCATCATCCGCATCAGCATACCCACCACCACTCgcaccaccatcaccagcaGGCCGAGCAGGAGGAGCACGATGCGGCAGTCCACGAGGAGGGAAAGTTGAGACGCGTCTCCAGCGACCTGGATCCGTGGGGCAGGCTCAGCGAGTCGCGAAAATCCAGCTACAACAATCTTGTGCCCCTGGGCGAGAACACCTCCAGCGGGGCCCTTCACATGCACGCCTTTCCCGCGCTGCCCGACAACCTCTACAGTCCCATTGGAGAG AGCACCACAGATCGCGACTGCGACGTGCTCATCCAACTGACGACCTGTTCGCAGTGCCACAACTGCTCCGTCCTGGTCTACGACGAGGAGATCATGAGCGGCTGGACGGCAGAGGACTCGAATTTGAACACCACCTGCCACGCGTGCAACAAGCTCACCGTGCCCTTCCTCAGCGTCCAGATCGAGCGGCAAGCCGAGCCCGAGGACGAGCAGGCCAAGGAGCAGCCGGCGAAAAAGTCTAGTGTGACGGTGCCGTATCTGAATCCGCTGGTGCTGCGCAAGGAGTTGGAGAACATACTCACCCAGGAGGGCGATGCGGCGCTGATCAAACCGGAGTTTGTCGAGGAGCATCCGATCATCTACTGGAACCTGCTGTGGCTTATGGAGCGAATCGAGAGCAAGACGCACCTGCCGGAGCTATGTCTGCCAGTGCCG AGCGACAAGGAGCCCATGGATCCGCTCAGCAAGATGAAGACGGTGCACATCCAGTGCCTGTGGGACAACCTGAGCCTGCACAGCGAGGCCAGTGGCCCGCCCATGTACATCCTGTACAGGGAGACGCAGCCGACGAGCCCGCTCATCAAGGCCTTGCTCACCGACCAGGCGCAGCTCAGCAAGAA tgtcaTTCAGCAAATCATCTCGGCCATCAGGTGCAACGATCTGGGGACTCCCCTGAAGCGCCTGGCCAACGAGCGGCACAAGCTGAAGAGCAACGGGGTGGAGCGATCGCACTCCTTCTACCGGGACATCCTCTTCCTGGCTCTAACCGCCATGGGGAGGGCCAACGTCGACCTGGCCACATTCCATCGGGAGTATGCGGCCGTCTTCGACAAGCTAACGGAGCGGGAGTGCAATATGTACTACCGCAACCAGGATCTGCCGCCCTCGGCCTCGACCATCTTCTGTCGGGCCTACTTCCGGCCCCTGTTGCTCCCCTGA